The Mustela erminea isolate mMusErm1 chromosome 6, mMusErm1.Pri, whole genome shotgun sequence genome includes a region encoding these proteins:
- the ATP5F1B gene encoding ATP synthase subunit beta, mitochondrial has translation MLGFVGRVAATSASGALRGLGSSAPLPQAQVLLRATPAALQSARDYVAQTSPSPKAGAATGRIVAVIGAVVDVQFDEGLPPILNALEVQGRETRLVLEVAQHLGESTVRTIAMDGTEGLVRGQKVLDSGAPIKIPVGPETLGRIMNVIGEPIDERGPIKTKQFAPIHAEAPEFMEMSVEQEILVTGIKVVDLLAPYAKGGKIGLFGGAGVGKTVLIMELINNVAKAHGGYSVFAGVGERTREGNDLYHEMIESGVINLKDATSKVALVYGQMNEPPGARARVALTGLTVAEYFRDQEGQDVLLFIDNIFRFTQAGSEVSALLGRIPSAVGYQPTLATDMGTMQERITTTKKGSITSVQAIYVPADDLTDPAPATTFAHLDATTVLSRAIAELGIYPAVDPLDSTSRIMDPNIVGSEHYDVARGVQKILQDYKSLQDIIAILGMDELSEEDKLTVSRARKIQRFLSQPFQVAEVFTGHMGKLVPLKETIKGFQQILAGEYDHLPEQAFYMVGPIEEAVAKADKLAEEHS, from the exons CTAGAGATTATGTCGCCCAAACATCTCCTTCGCCGAAAGCAGGCGCTGCCACCGGGCGCATCGTGGCGGTCATCGGTGCAGTGGTGGATGTCCAGTTTGATGAGGGCCTACCACCCATCCTAAATGCCCTGGAAGTGCAAGGCCGGGAGACCAGGCTGGTTTTGGAGGTGGCCCAGCATTTGG GTGAGAGTACAGTAAGGACTATTGCCATGGATGGTACAGAAGGCTTGGTTAGAGGCCAGAAAGTTCTGGATTCTGGTGCACCAATTAAAATTCCTGTTGGTCCTGAGACCTTGGGCAGAATCATGAACGTCATTGGAGAACCTATTGATGAGAGAGGTCCCATCAAAACCAAACA ATTTGCACCTATTCATGCTGAGGCTCCTGAGTTCATGGAGATGAGTGTTGAGCAGGAAATTCTGGTTACTGGTATCAAGGTTGTGGATCTGCTGGCTCCATACGCCAAGGGTGGCAAAATTG GGCTTTTTGGTGGTGCTGGAGTTGGCAAGACAGTACTGATCATGGAGTTAATCAATAATGTCGCCAAAGCCCATGGTGGTTACTCTGTGTTTGCTGGTGTTGGTGAGAGGACCCGTGAAGGCAATGACTTATACCATGAAATGATTGAGTCTGGTGTTATCAACTTAAAAGATGCTACCTCCAAG GTAGCTCTGGTGTATGGTCAAATGAATGAGCCACCTGGTGCTCGCGCCCGGGTGGCTCTGACGGGACTGACCGTTGCTGAATACTTCAGAGACCAAGAGGGTCAAGACGTGCTGCTCTTTATTGATAACATCTTCCGCTTCACCCAGGCTGGCTCTGAG gtgtCTGCTTTATTGGGCAGAATCCCTTCTGCTGTGGGCTATCAGCCTACCCTGGCCACTGATATGGGTACCATGCAGGAAAGAATCACCACCACCAAGAAGGGATCTATTACCTCTGTACAG GCTATCTATGTGCCTGCTGATGACTTGACTGACCCTGCCCCTGCCACTACCTTTGCCCATTTGGATGCTACCACTGTGCTGTCCCGTGCTATTGCTGAGTTGGGCATCTATCCAGCTGTAGATCCTCTGGATTCCACCTCTCGAATCATGGATCCCAACATTGTTGGAAGTGAGCATTACGATGTTGCTCGTGGGGTACAAAAGATCTTACAG GACTACAAATCTCTCCAGGACATCATTGCCATCCTGGGTATGGATGAACTTTCTGAGGAAGACAAGTTGACTGTGTCCCGTGCACGGAAAATACAGCGTTTCTTGTCTCAGCCATTCCAGGTAGCTGAGGTTTTCACAGGTCATATGGGGAAGCTGGTGCCTCTGAAGGAGACCATCAAAGGATTCCAGCAGATTTTGGCAG GTGAATATGACCATCTCCCAGAACAGGCCTTCTATATGGTGGGACCCATTGAAGAAGCTGTAGCAAAAGCTGATAAGCTGGCTGAAGAGCATTCATGA